A region of Salvelinus alpinus chromosome 6, SLU_Salpinus.1, whole genome shotgun sequence DNA encodes the following proteins:
- the LOC139579039 gene encoding E3 ubiquitin-protein ligase TRIM39-like isoform X1, producing the protein MASSSILLSEEQFLCSICLDVFTDPVTTSCGHNFCIACVTKYWDSKDLCQCPLCKEKFYRQPELRVNTTFREVVENFKRMRDRRKDESPPKPGKVPCDVCTGKKLSAMKSCLVCLASYCETHLEPHQIAPAFKRHKLIDPVENLEDRICKKHDRLLELFCRTDQTCVCQFCTEGDHKTHDTVPIEEECGERKAQLGKTEAEVQLIIQERLKKVDEIKLSVDLSKIDAEREIADSLQVFTALVRSIEKSQAELIEVIEEKQKAAERQAEGLIKELEQEITELKRRSTELKQLSHTEDHLQLLQNFPSIAYTHQPTKDWSEISVHRDLCVGTVRRAVSQLEETLNKEMEKLPEVKLKRIQQYAVDVTLDPDTAHPKLILSEDRKQVRRGDTPQNLPDNPKRFDLFAIVLGQDGFSSGRFYYEVTVNGKTRWTLGVARESIDRKGSVSPSPEYGLWTVVLMDGNQYTACASPQVILSLREKPKKVGVFVDYEEGLVSFYNVEARSHIYSFTGCTFKDKLFPIFIPSNNDDGKNSAPLIISPVNHTG; encoded by the coding sequence atggCTTCATCCAGCATTCTCCTGTCTGAAGAGCAGTTCCTGTGCTCTATCTGTCTGGATGTGTTCACTGACCCAGTCACCACTTCATGTGGACACAACTTCTGCATTGCCTGTGTCACAAAGTACTGGGATAGCAAGGACCTGTGCCAATGTCCACTGTGTAAGGAGAAGTTCTACAGACAACCTGAGCTTCGTGTCAACACAACTTTCAGAGAGGTTGTAGAGAATTTTAAAAGGATGAGAGACAGACGTAAAGATGAATCCCCTCCCAAACCTGGAAAAGTGCCCTGTGACGTCTGCACTGGGAAGAAGCTCAGTGCCATGAAGTCCTGCCTGGTGTGTCTGGCCTCTTACTGTGAGACTCACCTGGAACCTCATCAGATAGCTCCAGCCTTCAAGAGACACAAACTGATCGACCCTGTGGAGAACCTGGAAGACAGGATCTGTAAGAAGCATGACAGACTCCTGGAGCTGTTCTGTAGAACTGACCAGACATGTGTGTGTCAGTTCTGCACTGAGGGAGACCACAAGACTCATGACACTGTCCCTATAGAGGAAGAGTGTGGAGAGAGGAAGGCTCAGCTGGGGAAAACTGAGGCAGAAGTGCAGCTGATTATCCAGGAGCGACTGAAGAAGGTTGATGAGATCAAACTCTCAGTAGATCTCAGCAAGATAGATGCAGAGAGGGAGATAGCAGACAGCTTACAGGTCTTCACTGCTCTGGTGCGCTCCATTGAGAAAAGCCAGGCTGAGCTGATTGAGGTGATTGAGGAGAAGCAGAAAGCAGCAGAGAGGCAGGCTGAAGGGCTCATTAAAGAACTGGAGCAGGAAATCACTGAGCTGAAGAGAAGAAGCACTGAACTGAAGCAGCTCTCACACACTGAGGACCACCTCCAACTTCTCCAGAACTTCCCATCCATAGCGTACACACATCAACCCACCAAGgactggtctgagatcagtgttcacagggATCTGTGTGTGGGGACTGTTAGGAGAGCTGTGTCTCAGCTTGAGGAGACActgaataaagagatggagaagcTGCCTGAAGTCAAACTGAAGAGGATCCAGCAGTATGCAGTGGATGTGACTCTGGACCCTGATACAGCACATCCCAAACTCATCCTGTCTGAGGATAGGAAACAAGTAAGACGTGGAGACACACCACAGAATCTTCCTGACAATCCAAAAAGGTTTGATCTTTTTGCCATTGTCCTTGGACAGGATGGCTTCTCCTCAGGGAGATTTTACTATGAGGTGACGGTTAACGGTAAGACTAGGTGGACTTTAGGAGTGGCCAGAGAGTCCATAGACAGGAAGGGGTCTGTATCACCTAGCCCTGAATATGGACTCTGGACTGTGGTCTTAATGGATGGGAATCAATACACAGCCTGTGCCTCCCCCCAAGTCATCCTGTCCCTAAGAGAGAAGCCTAAGAAGGTGGGGGTGTTTGTGGACTATGAGGAGGGTCTGGTCTCCTTTTacaatgtggaggccaggtctcaTATCTACTCTTTCACTGGTTGCACCTTTAAAGATAAACTCTTTCCCATCTTCATCCCCAGTAATAATGATGATGGAAAAAACTCAGCTCCTCTCATCATCTCTCCTGTCAATCACACAGGCTGA
- the LOC139579039 gene encoding E3 ubiquitin-protein ligase TRIM39-like isoform X2, whose protein sequence is MRDRRKDESPPKPGKVPCDVCTGKKLSAMKSCLVCLASYCETHLEPHQIAPAFKRHKLIDPVENLEDRICKKHDRLLELFCRTDQTCVCQFCTEGDHKTHDTVPIEEECGERKAQLGKTEAEVQLIIQERLKKVDEIKLSVDLSKIDAEREIADSLQVFTALVRSIEKSQAELIEVIEEKQKAAERQAEGLIKELEQEITELKRRSTELKQLSHTEDHLQLLQNFPSIAYTHQPTKDWSEISVHRDLCVGTVRRAVSQLEETLNKEMEKLPEVKLKRIQQYAVDVTLDPDTAHPKLILSEDRKQVRRGDTPQNLPDNPKRFDLFAIVLGQDGFSSGRFYYEVTVNGKTRWTLGVARESIDRKGSVSPSPEYGLWTVVLMDGNQYTACASPQVILSLREKPKKVGVFVDYEEGLVSFYNVEARSHIYSFTGCTFKDKLFPIFIPSNNDDGKNSAPLIISPVNHTG, encoded by the coding sequence ATGAGAGACAGACGTAAAGATGAATCCCCTCCCAAACCTGGAAAAGTGCCCTGTGACGTCTGCACTGGGAAGAAGCTCAGTGCCATGAAGTCCTGCCTGGTGTGTCTGGCCTCTTACTGTGAGACTCACCTGGAACCTCATCAGATAGCTCCAGCCTTCAAGAGACACAAACTGATCGACCCTGTGGAGAACCTGGAAGACAGGATCTGTAAGAAGCATGACAGACTCCTGGAGCTGTTCTGTAGAACTGACCAGACATGTGTGTGTCAGTTCTGCACTGAGGGAGACCACAAGACTCATGACACTGTCCCTATAGAGGAAGAGTGTGGAGAGAGGAAGGCTCAGCTGGGGAAAACTGAGGCAGAAGTGCAGCTGATTATCCAGGAGCGACTGAAGAAGGTTGATGAGATCAAACTCTCAGTAGATCTCAGCAAGATAGATGCAGAGAGGGAGATAGCAGACAGCTTACAGGTCTTCACTGCTCTGGTGCGCTCCATTGAGAAAAGCCAGGCTGAGCTGATTGAGGTGATTGAGGAGAAGCAGAAAGCAGCAGAGAGGCAGGCTGAAGGGCTCATTAAAGAACTGGAGCAGGAAATCACTGAGCTGAAGAGAAGAAGCACTGAACTGAAGCAGCTCTCACACACTGAGGACCACCTCCAACTTCTCCAGAACTTCCCATCCATAGCGTACACACATCAACCCACCAAGgactggtctgagatcagtgttcacagggATCTGTGTGTGGGGACTGTTAGGAGAGCTGTGTCTCAGCTTGAGGAGACActgaataaagagatggagaagcTGCCTGAAGTCAAACTGAAGAGGATCCAGCAGTATGCAGTGGATGTGACTCTGGACCCTGATACAGCACATCCCAAACTCATCCTGTCTGAGGATAGGAAACAAGTAAGACGTGGAGACACACCACAGAATCTTCCTGACAATCCAAAAAGGTTTGATCTTTTTGCCATTGTCCTTGGACAGGATGGCTTCTCCTCAGGGAGATTTTACTATGAGGTGACGGTTAACGGTAAGACTAGGTGGACTTTAGGAGTGGCCAGAGAGTCCATAGACAGGAAGGGGTCTGTATCACCTAGCCCTGAATATGGACTCTGGACTGTGGTCTTAATGGATGGGAATCAATACACAGCCTGTGCCTCCCCCCAAGTCATCCTGTCCCTAAGAGAGAAGCCTAAGAAGGTGGGGGTGTTTGTGGACTATGAGGAGGGTCTGGTCTCCTTTTacaatgtggaggccaggtctcaTATCTACTCTTTCACTGGTTGCACCTTTAAAGATAAACTCTTTCCCATCTTCATCCCCAGTAATAATGATGATGGAAAAAACTCAGCTCCTCTCATCATCTCTCCTGTCAATCACACAGGCTGA